GGTgtgcgcgccccccgcccccaccacgtccctgcagctctgctcagcccAGGGACGCGGCGGGGGGACACCGAcggggggcttgggtgcatggcggtGTGGAGCGGTGCCAAGCGGGCGAGATGTGCCTGGGGGCCTGTGCCtcagcaggggaggaggaggagcgggcgctgaggctgtttctccttctggcggcaggtcgcaggaggtcaaggagctgtggctccaggcgatgctcaggtgagccctgccggggctgcagcctgccggcGCTGGGCGTCCCGGCTGCAGGCGGTGGAGAgctcccgggggagctgcccACAGCCGGGCAGcagtggaggtgggggaaagggacagcCCCTGCGCGGGGCCCCTGCTGGGCTGAGCggcaggagcagcttggccttgAGAGGGCACATGGGCAGCAGCGGCGGGGAGCTGTCACCGCGGCTCCTTGCTTGCCTGGACGGGGAGCCTGagctgccccttccccttcccccacggCAGAGGCCCgcaggccgcagggccggggcgttGCGgagcgctgctgccagccggcgcTGCCGGAAGGTCTgctgtgcccgggtggggtggaGGTGCGGGGCTGGTGCCCGGGGCGCGAGCAGAGAGGGCTGGCTGTGACCGAGCTCTGCCTTTGTCGCTGCCCCGTGCCCAGGCAAAGGCCAGGAGCCCAGCCGACCCGGCTCACCCGCCTGACCTCCCTCCGGCTCCTTGTGAAGGGCGTTGGCTTCTACGGTCCCGTAAGTGTGGCGGGGCTTTCCGCTCTGCCCCGAGTGCCACGGGGCTTTTGGGAAGAGCCCCCGCGAGCAGCTGCTCACCttggctctttgctctcttgcctagtcggtgtcGCTGAgtgcccggaccgtcgaggcgctgatttcggcggaggtgagcaggggctgcctctGGCCCGGCCCTTGCCGGCTGCTGGCGGGAGGTACCTGAGTGTcgggagggaaggtggcaggggccCGAGCCCTCCAGACACCGGCCGCTGCCCCACGGGGAAGCCTGGGAGGAGCTGCCCAGTGCCGGGGGCAGTGCGGGAGGGCAGCCTGTGCCCCGGGCCGTGTTTGGGCACCTGGTGCCTTCTCGGCACCCTCTCGGCACCCTGCAGCGACTCGCTGGCAGCCCTTGCTGCTGCGGGGCGGCTCTGTAACCTGGACCcgtttcttgcaggctggcaccaccCAGGGCCCTGTCTTGGTCCCATCACCTCCTGAAGAGGGACTTTGCTGCGGGCCTGGTGAGTTTAAAAGAGCAACCGAGGATCTGCCTTCTCCCATGGCGCTCGACGGCGGCTCTAAAGCACGAGCCCCTGCTGCCCCGCCGGCCAGCACCTTGGCCATGCCAAAACCCTCTTCAGTCGGCAGCACACGGCACTGCACGCAGAcacctctcctcctgcttttggAGCCTGACTTTTGCTTTCGTCTGGCTTGCAGCTGATGGGCCTCGCAAGAGGAAGACGTTGCTGCCCTGGCCGTTTGCTCGCAGGCACACCTCGGCCAACGGGGGCTGCCCAGGGCAGCCGCAGGCTGGCCTCAGGAgccctctctttgggcagcctctggcaaggCTTTGCGCGGAAgaggagagcctgccccagccggTCCAGGTAAGCCAGCCTGGCCGTGCAGCAGGTATGCTGCTCCCAGCTTCTCGCGCGAGGCAGCGTGCGCAGTGCTTGGGCCGTGACTCTCAGCAGACAGGGCATGTGGGGCTTTGCCCTGGCCGCTCCCTTCTCACCGGCAAGGCCTGAAGCTCCCGTCCCCTCCCTTCCCGGGCCTTTCTGCAGCCGAGGAACGCTTCTGCCACCGCTGCTTGCTTtttcctgcaggatctcctggccatattgtacagggaaggaCCTGCCAGCGAGGGCATATTCCGCAAAGCTGCCAATGAGAGggcccgcagggacctgaagGAGGCCCTCAACCAAGGAGGGCCCGTGGAGCTGgaaagcaagcccgtgcacctccTGGCAGTCGTCTTGAAGGTGAattcttctgccttgcagctgTGCGAGTACTTTGCGAGCCGGCATGGGCCCACTCGAGGGCCTAGATGGGCCCGGGGGGGCTCAGAGCTGCAACCCGCGGGAAGGCAAACCACATGTTGTCAGGCTGGGGAAAGCTTGGCAGCTGTGGTTTCCACCTGGTTTGCAGTGTGCCTTCTTGTGCCACCGatttcctgcctgccccaggCAAACGCACTTGCTCCTGCTCGCCAGCACCCTcctcagggaggaagagggagatttGGGGGTAGACTCAAGGCTGATAGGCACCagggcctgctgctgccctcagacAAGTGCGGGCAAGCACGCCACTGCTCTGCCAGTGGCCACGAGCGCCTTGGAGAGCAGGTAGCTCAAAGCAAGCTGCCTCGTCGGGAGCCCGagggccggggatgctccgcctgggctcagggctgatgGCCAAAGCCTCACCTCTgtgtcttggccttgcaggacttcctccgcagcaTCCCCTCCACACTGCTGTCAGCGGCCCTGTATGAGaagtggatgctggctctggacaagccaagcagggaggaaaaaattgCAGAATTGAGAGAGTAAGTGCGGTAGGCAGTGCCTGCCTTCGGCAGTGCCTGGGAGAGCCTCCCGCAACATCTCCTGACAACCTCGCCTCTGTTCACGCTGTGGACGACTGAAAAGCAGGGAGGGTGCTGAAACGCCTGCCTTTTGGGCAAGATCTTGCCACTCCAGACCTTGTAGTtcagcagctgctcagctgccGTTGGGGGGTTCTCAAGCGGCCTTGTGTAAAGTAGTGAAAGGAAGCAGAGGCGTTGCTCTCTTTGGAGGACGCGCCATTTGTGGGAGGAAACTTGAGACGTGCGCCCAGCAAGAGGCAGCGGCCACTGCCCCCTGAAGTCACGGCACCTTCTGTTTGTGTTCCCGTAGGGTGGCGGACCAGCTGCCCCGGCCACATGTCCTCTTGCTCAAGCCTTTGCTTGCTGtactccaccgcatcagccagagcgcacACACCAACAGGATGGACTCCAGCAATCTTGCCATCTGCCTTGGGCCCAGCCTGCTCAGCCCAGGCACGGAGAGCACGCTGCCGCTGCAAGTGCAGATGGAGATGAACAGCAAGGTATGTTGGACTCCCCAGGTAGCTCCCCACTTTGGGGCACGGCCACCCGTCGCACGGCCATTGCAAAAGCTAAATGCAGCCGCATTTAGCTGGGGAGCATGCggggcacccctcagctgggctaTCCACAGTGTGACAAGCAAATCTCttcctggagctgcagccccagagctgcacAGCTTTTGGCACACGAACGTCCGTCAGGAGCAGGCAAGCCTGTGGAGCGCGTTCTCAGCCCTTTGCCCTGACGTCCATGCTTTTCTGTGTGCAGGTGACGGTGCTGGTGGCGTTCCTCATTGACAACTGCACAGCAGTGTTTGGCGAGGACATGGCCTTTCCCGGCAGCCCCGCTGCCGACGAGTCCCCCGAGCACACCGGCAGCTCCACAGGTAGGAGGCCGCACTGAGGACGGGCACTGGCCAGGGCTGCTGGTTCCAGTTCTGCAGCTGGCTCTCGGAAGAGGCCTGTGGCAAGGCAGAGGGGTGCAGAGGGTCCCGTAGCTCATGGCAGTGCTTTTGTGCTGCAAGCCTTTCCCGAAGCTGAGACAGACCGTGCTAACTCCACAAAAGTGCTAACCACCTGTagagctgctctgctcttcacagTGCTGCTCCCTATGGACTAGAACTGCGCTCTGCCCGTGCACAATATCGCCCCCGGGGCTCCTTGTGTCTCCTGAACCGCCCCTCACGTCCATAGGTGCTAAGGTTGCAGCTTGCCGGCTGCTGCGGCTGCGTGGTGCCACCGGGAAAGCCCCCCTTTCCCTTCAGAGGGCCCCTCAcaactagctaacaggctctttctgcCCACAGCACACCCAGCTGCTGCTCAAGAAgatgctgctgcccaccacagcccagagcctgcagctggctgcagccccccaacCTCTGAGGCGCAGCAGCCCAGCGGCAGAAGCCCCAGTGGGAGCGGGGCATATGCAACATGCCTCTCCGCCCCTCCACTGCTGCCTCCTTGGGAAAAGGATCTCCGCCGGATGGCCAGGAGCTCctcagagccagccctgtccttccagaAGCCCTcggaaggcagcagcaggcaccagaaGCGGAGCAGAAGCGCGCACAACGTTGCTGTTGGGCAGCAAGAGCTGAGCTTGGAGCACGAGGCCCTGGAGAAACAGCCCGCTGTGTTGCCTGCCCGATCCTCCAGCGGCGCTCCACCCCAGTCCTCCTCCAGGCACTCCCTGGAGacctgcttccctgcttcccaCGGCCCCTCCCTCATCCACCCGGGACctgctgcccttccctctccctgcttgCGGGCCGCAAGAACCATCTGAGCAGTCACCAGCAGTCCTCTTGCGTGCCGAACCGGGGTTCGGCAGCCTTCGGAGCCCCCCCAAGGCCATCGTGGGCGTGGAGCAAGGACGATTTGCCTGCTTGCAAGTGCTTTCAGTCTAAACAgcagggcaggctgaggagaacGAAGGAGAAGCTTCAGGCTTGCGCCTCTGAGCCAAGAAGCCACACACCCTGCAAGGAGAGGAAACCTTCTGCGTTCCTGTTAGGAACAGCTAAACCTGCCGCGGGTGTGGgagtggggaaaaggaaaaaaaaaaagaagacgacgacgaggaggCATGAAAGAAGAGGcatgaaggaaaagggaagagaagagggaaggaaaagggaaaccaaaaagggaaagggaagggaagacaaaggaaagcaggcaggacagcaggaaggacaaaaggaaagccaaatgtaaggagaaaaggaaagaaaaggcaaaagaagaataagcagaaagaaaagaaaggcaagaaaaagagagggcaggaaa
This genomic interval from Struthio camelus isolate bStrCam1 chromosome 2, bStrCam1.hap1, whole genome shotgun sequence contains the following:
- the LOC138066141 gene encoding T-cell activation Rho GTPase-activating protein-like, with the protein product MGQANCCRARGAPGPAPDVQGPSGAPGHAAPGARLGLVGRGASRPPAPLGAFVSRRSPQLLLSDRAQVTRHQRTRDRHLLLFADAVAIASFKWGSTFLLKHRVPLSELWVLCGKDEAVCGRAEEEEEEEEEEEEVFGLKCANSLILVWPSDLCVVTFRSQEVKELWLQAMLRQRPGAQPTRLTRLTSLRLLVKGVGFYGPSVSLSARTVEALISAEAGTTQGPVLVPSPPEEGLCCGPADGPRKRKTLLPWPFARRHTSANGGCPGQPQAGLRSPLFGQPLARLCAEEESLPQPVQDLLAILYREGPASEGIFRKAANERARRDLKEALNQGGPVELESKPVHLLAVVLKDFLRSIPSTLLSAALYEKWMLALDKPSREEKIAELREVADQLPRPHVLLLKPLLAVLHRISQSAHTNRMDSSNLAICLGPSLLSPGTESTLPLQVQMEMNSKVTVLVAFLIDNCTAVFGEDMAFPGSPAADESPEHTGSSTAHPAAAQEDAAAHHSPEPAAGCSPPTSEAQQPSGRSPSGSGAYATCLSAPPLLPPWEKDLRRMARSSSEPALSFQKPSEGSSRHQKRSRSAHNVAVGQQELSLEHEALEKQPAVLPARSSSGAPPQSSSRHSLETCFPASHGPSLIHPGPAALPSPCLRAARTI